In Suttonella indologenes, one genomic interval encodes:
- a CDS encoding Cof-type HAD-IIB family hydrolase, protein MPNIKIIFFDIDDTLMRKEDGYLPPDLPDHLQALKAKGILTAIATGRSLGIIPQAIQDLIQTAGIDIISGANGQVALHHGDILHEHPIPQEDLKQLIALAEDKGWGYLLHGREALCVSRLDHRVMQAMYGIEPWFVHPKLHQESAIHQFGYFINSQEAAELAQELPQLRLSDRYIYTPWHEYGCDLIPSQGSKARGIREICDNLNIDISQVAAFGDGLNDIDMLKSVGLGIAMGNACEELKAVADYITDDIDRQGIANALRHFQLI, encoded by the coding sequence ATGCCAAACATCAAAATCATCTTCTTTGACATTGACGATACCCTAATGCGCAAAGAAGACGGCTATCTGCCGCCCGATTTGCCCGACCACCTGCAAGCCCTCAAAGCCAAAGGCATCCTTACCGCCATTGCCACAGGACGCAGCTTGGGCATCATTCCGCAAGCCATCCAAGATCTTATCCAAACGGCGGGCATCGATATCATCAGCGGTGCAAACGGACAAGTTGCCCTACATCATGGCGACATACTGCACGAACATCCCATACCGCAGGAAGATCTAAAGCAACTCATCGCCCTTGCCGAAGATAAAGGCTGGGGCTATTTGCTCCACGGCAGAGAAGCACTCTGCGTTTCAAGACTCGACCACCGCGTTATGCAGGCCATGTACGGCATAGAACCGTGGTTTGTCCATCCCAAACTGCATCAAGAAAGCGCCATCCATCAATTCGGCTACTTCATTAACAGTCAAGAAGCCGCCGAACTCGCCCAAGAACTGCCGCAATTAAGATTAAGCGACCGCTACATCTACACCCCTTGGCATGAATACGGCTGCGACCTCATTCCCAGCCAAGGCAGCAAAGCCCGCGGCATTCGCGAAATCTGCGACAACCTGAATATCGACATCAGCCAAGTCGCCGCCTTCGGCGACGGACTCAACGACATCGATATGCTCAAAAGCGTCGGACTCGGTATCGCCATGGGCAATGCCTGCGAAGAACTCAAAGCCGTCGCCGATTACATCACCGACGACATCGACCGGCAAGGCATTGCCAATGCCCTGCGCCATTTTCAACTCATCTAA
- the pdxK gene encoding pyridoxine/pyridoxal/pyridoxamine kinase, producing MSKSDSNPLNIDVISIQSQVVYGMVGNNAVVPVLQAHGLNVCIVPTVYLSNSPLYNSLHGGVIPEDWFTGYLQAIEDRGVLNKCRSILLGYLGSSAQADILSTWLAKVQQQHPHITIQIDPVLGDIDCGFYVDQSLNQAYREKLRYLAHGMTPNHFELECLCGEKLQSLEQTIAGARSLLSEQTQWIITTSAAPETWQEGQMQILIVQKDGYEVQSHAYYKTSAQGTGDTFASTLAAQMLKGKSLSEATRLASEQVVRTILRTNAEDSNELQLIATLQQ from the coding sequence ATGAGCAAAAGCGACAGCAATCCGCTGAACATAGACGTCATTTCCATTCAATCGCAAGTCGTTTACGGCATGGTCGGCAACAATGCCGTCGTGCCGGTTCTGCAAGCCCATGGCTTAAACGTCTGCATCGTCCCTACCGTCTATCTGTCCAACTCGCCGCTCTATAACAGCCTTCACGGCGGCGTGATTCCCGAAGACTGGTTTACCGGCTATCTGCAAGCCATTGAAGACCGCGGCGTGCTGAACAAATGCCGCAGCATCCTGCTCGGCTATCTCGGCAGCAGCGCGCAAGCCGACATTCTCAGCACATGGCTGGCAAAAGTGCAGCAACAACATCCGCACATCACCATACAAATCGACCCCGTACTCGGCGATATCGACTGCGGCTTCTACGTCGATCAAAGCCTCAACCAAGCCTACCGCGAAAAACTGCGCTACCTCGCCCACGGCATGACCCCCAACCACTTCGAGCTAGAATGCCTGTGCGGTGAAAAACTGCAAAGCCTCGAGCAAACCATTGCCGGCGCACGCAGCCTACTTTCGGAGCAAACCCAATGGATTATTACCACCAGCGCCGCGCCCGAAACATGGCAAGAAGGACAAATGCAAATCCTGATCGTGCAAAAAGACGGATATGAAGTGCAAAGCCATGCCTACTACAAAACCTCCGCCCAAGGCACCGGCGACACCTTTGCCTCTACCCTTGCCGCGCAGATGCTCAAAGGCAAAAGCCTCAGCGAAGCCACCCGCCTCGCCTCCGAGCAAGTGGTGCGCACCATCTTGCGCACCAATGCCGAAGACAGCAATGAACTACAACTCATCGCCACTCTGCAACAATAA